DNA from Amorphoplanes friuliensis DSM 7358:
ACCGGCTCGCCACCCTGGCGACCGCAGGGATGATCATGGCGGGCCCGGCCGGGCGGGCCGGATCCGGGTGTGTCATCGCCTGAACGGGGTCGCCTGTCCGTCCCCTCGTGTCCTTTGGTGATCATCGGCGGCAAGGTGCGCAGCCAGGCCGGGTTCCCCGTTCCGGCCCTGCCCGTCCGGCCGTCCGGCCGCCGCCATAACGCGGAAGGGTATTACCCCCGGCAGTCACCTTTGGTTACCGTCACGCCAGCAATCAGGCACAGAAAGTAAGGGCGGACGGACATTGACGACTATACGTACGAGGCTGACGGTGGTTGCGGCGGCGCTTCTCGCCGCCGGCACCCTGCACGCGACGGGTCAGAGCGCGGCCGCTGCACCGGCTGCGGCGTGGACACCGGCCGACGTGTTCACCGCGGCGGCACCGGTCAACCCGACCCCGGACGGCGTGTGGACGCTGGCGCAGGGCTCCGGATTCGACACCGGGACGTACCGGCCGCTGACCGCGTACACGGGCGGCAACTGCGGGTTCGGTGGCTACCGCGCCTTCAGTGATCCGTCCGGGCTGCCCCTGATCGGGCACAACGGGTCAGGTGGCGACATCACCAACGCCGCCGGGACCTGCACGACACCGTTCACGATCCCGGCCGGAACCGTCGTGGTGCACCCGATGAGCACGGACGCCGTCATCATGTGGACCTCGCCGGTCAGCGGACGCGTCGACATCCGCGGACGGCTGTGGGACGCCGACACCACGTGCGGCAACGGCGTGAGCTGGAAGCTCGGCATCGTCCCGCTGGGTCTGGGCCCGGCCACCCCGCTGGCGAGCGGCGCCTTCGACAACGGCGGCACCTCCACCATCGAGGGCGCCGCGACGTCGGCGCAGACCGTGGCCAAGGGCAGCCGGATCATCCTCGTGGTCGACGACGCGGGTGACACCACCTGCGACCTCACCGACGTCGACCTGCGCATCAGCAGCACGGGTGGGGCTGGGTTCGCGTACGTCGCGATGGGTGACTCGTACTCCTCCGGTGAGGGCTCACCGGAGAACACGTTCTTCAAGGACACGGTGATTCCCGATCCCCCGACGGGCGGCTCGCGGGGTTGCCACCGTTCGAGCAAGGCGTGGGCGACCAACATCGCGGCGACGCGCAAACTCTCCGGTGACCAGTGGAAGTTCGCGGCCTGCTCCGGCGGGGTCCTCAACGACTTCTTCACCCAGCGCGGCGACGAAGCGCCTCAGGTGTCACACCTGTCGGACTCGACCAAGCTGGTGACGATGACCATCGGCGGCAACGACGTCGGCTTCTCGAAGATCGTCGCCGACTGTGTCTTCGACCAGCTCCGCCAACGGGGATCACCCGGGTGCCGGCAGTCCGGCCGGACAGCACACACAACGGCGGAAGACGGCCTGAAGAAGCTCGAGGGGACGATGACGATCGGCGGTCAGGAACGCAGCCTGGCCGACGTCTACAGCTTCGTCGCCGGGCGCATCGCCCTGGACGGCAAAGTGGTCGTCGCCCAGTACCCCCGGCTTTTTGCCTCCGGCAAAGCCTTCTACCGCGAGCTCCCGCTGCGACTCACACCTTCCTGCCGAGTCGGTACGGCACACGCCGGCGCCAAGGGTGTGGCGTTCGCCTCGATCCCCGTCTACGTGTCCAAGGCCGACGCGGACTACCTCAACGAGGTCCTCGACCGCGGCAACGCCCTCATCGCAAAGGCGGTGGACAAGGCCAACGAGACACTGAAGGCCCAGGGCCGTCCCGCGCAGGTTGTCCTCGCCGACGGTGTGAACAAGCAGTTCGACCGGGACCGCGTCTGCGACGTGACGCCGCACCTCAACGGGGTGATCCTGCACGGGCTGCAGAAGAGCACCGACTCGAAGAACGTGCACAAGGACCCGGACAACCGCAGCTTCCACCCCAACACCGACGGGCAGAGCGACTACGCCCGGGCGGTCAAGGACAAGCTGAACTGACCAGGCATCTAGTGGGTTACCGCAGCTCGACCTCGATCTGGTCCTCAGCGAGCCACTGAAGGATCTCGTCGAACGTGGCAGGCCCGCCGGGGCCGGCTCCCGCGACCAGATGGGTACGGGCCACCTCGGCGTCCCGCCAGATCAGGCGGAACGGCCACTCGGCGCCCCACCGTCCCGTCACACAGGCGTGGAGTGCAGCGCCGTTCCAGCCGAAGTAGCCACCAGGACCGTTGACGGCCTCGCCGATGGCGCAGTAGAAACCCTCGACGTCGGTGATGTGGCGTCCGTCGAGCTCGTAGGTGCGGCCCGCGGGCTTGTCACGGACATCGGCCCGATGATGAGCCAGGGCCGCACCTAACCAGTGATGCCGGAGCTCCCGGTCACAACCGGCCCAGAGGCCCGATTCGGTCGGGCCGCCGGCGTGCCACAGGTCCCAGATGGTCCGTGCCGAGCTCGGCATCGTCTCGGAGATCGCACTGTCCAGCGTGACATCAACGAGGCCGGCGGCCAGGACCGAGGGACGCACTCCGGTCACCGACGCCCGGAGCTGGGAATCGACCAGGCGATCGGCCACACCGTTCCGATCCACGCTGTAGAGGAACGCGTCGATCGCCCGGCGATGCAGAGCGCCACCCGGGTTGCCCGCGCCCT
Protein-coding regions in this window:
- a CDS encoding barstar family protein, with the translated sequence MGGPDAAIAVCADIDGLFTDSPLSVRETTLLGCLPHPPLSRALDALAKGAGNPGGALHRRAIDAFLYSVDRNGVADRLVDSQLRASVTGVRPSVLAAGLVDVTLDSAISETMPSSARTIWDLWHAGGPTESGLWAGCDRELRHHWLGAALAHHRADVRDKPAGRTYELDGRHITDVEGFYCAIGEAVNGPGGYFGWNGAALHACVTGRWGAEWPFRLIWRDAEVARTHLVAGAGPGGPATFDEILQWLAEDQIEVELR
- a CDS encoding SGNH/GDSL hydrolase family protein, whose protein sequence is MVAAALLAAGTLHATGQSAAAAPAAAWTPADVFTAAAPVNPTPDGVWTLAQGSGFDTGTYRPLTAYTGGNCGFGGYRAFSDPSGLPLIGHNGSGGDITNAAGTCTTPFTIPAGTVVVHPMSTDAVIMWTSPVSGRVDIRGRLWDADTTCGNGVSWKLGIVPLGLGPATPLASGAFDNGGTSTIEGAATSAQTVAKGSRIILVVDDAGDTTCDLTDVDLRISSTGGAGFAYVAMGDSYSSGEGSPENTFFKDTVIPDPPTGGSRGCHRSSKAWATNIAATRKLSGDQWKFAACSGGVLNDFFTQRGDEAPQVSHLSDSTKLVTMTIGGNDVGFSKIVADCVFDQLRQRGSPGCRQSGRTAHTTAEDGLKKLEGTMTIGGQERSLADVYSFVAGRIALDGKVVVAQYPRLFASGKAFYRELPLRLTPSCRVGTAHAGAKGVAFASIPVYVSKADADYLNEVLDRGNALIAKAVDKANETLKAQGRPAQVVLADGVNKQFDRDRVCDVTPHLNGVILHGLQKSTDSKNVHKDPDNRSFHPNTDGQSDYARAVKDKLN